A single Cyclopterus lumpus isolate fCycLum1 chromosome 15, fCycLum1.pri, whole genome shotgun sequence DNA region contains:
- the LOC117743781 gene encoding zinc finger protein 287-like translates to MSGSQLLRLRVNERLEAAVEEIFGLVEKTIAEYEEDAVRSKREIGQLKRQLEQLVVLKPEVFLNGAETQSLSEEEILSDQQQPDWPPGVEECETRDSRRVKEEPVDWSIVPDAEAETSNDAGRLKSARGRPGSASPPEQVDQISKQVDQISKQVDQISKQDLRVRLPEPAAHTDFQLFPTFGTITVTLKEDDDDAASSSRDSAAVRSAQDPATQVDGQVCHFCGQRFSGDSDLIAHIDQVHTSARAFKCPECDKRFACRAHLVAHLRIHTGEKPYRCSFCTRSFAQSSNLNVHLRMHTGEKPYFCRACGKMVARSNHLKTCGKTGLERRRSFRCSVCGKTFRAAAKLRAHERVHEAGT, encoded by the exons ATGTCGGGCTCGCAGCTGCTCAGACTGCGGGTCAACGAGCGGCTGGAAGCGGCCGTGGAGGAAATATTCGGCCTCGTCGAGAAGACGATAGCGGAGTACGAAGAGGACGCAGTCCGCTCCAAGAGAGAAATCGGCCAGCTGAAGCGGCAGCTCGAGCAGCTGGTCGTTTTAAAACCGGAAGTGTTTTTAAACGGAGCAG AGACCCAGTCGCTCTCTGAGGAGGAGATCCTCTCAGACCAGCAGCAGCCGGACTGGCCTCCCGGTGTGGAGGAGTGCGAGACCCGGGACTCTCGTCGGGTCAAAGAGGAGCCGGTGGACTGGAGCATCGTGCCGGACGCGGAGGCCGAAACCTCAAACGACGCCGGACGTCTGAAATCGGCACGAGGGCGACCGGGTTCAGCGTCGCCTCCCGAGCAGGTGGATCAGATCTCTAAGCAGGTGGATCAGATCTCTAAGCAGGTGGATCAGATCTCTAAGCAGGATCTGAGAGTCAGACTTCCTGAACCGGCAGCTCATACAGACTTCCAGCTGTTCCCAACTTTCGGCACCATAACTGTGACATTGAAGGAAGACGATGACGATGCAGCTTCGTCCTCTCGCGACTCCGCCGCCGTCCGCAGCGCGCAGGATCCGGCCACGCAGGTGGACGGACAGGTGTGCCACTTCTGCGGCCAGCGGTTCAGCGGGGACTCGGATCTGATCGCGCACATCGACCAGGTCCACACGAGCGCGCGGGCCTTCAAGTGCCCCGAGTGCGACAAGCGCTTCGCGTGCCGGGCGCACCTGGTGGCGCACCTGAGGATCCACACGGGCGAGAAGCCGTACAGGTGCTCCTTCTGCACGCGCTCCTTCGCCCAGAGCTCCAACCTCAACGTGCACCTGAGGATGCACACGGGGGAGAAGCCCTACTTCTGCAGGGCGTGCGGCAAGATGGTCGCGCGCAGCAACCACCTGAAGACGTGCGGCAAGACGGGCCTGGAGAGGAGGCGCTCGTTCCGCTGTTCGGTCTGTGGGAAAACGTTCCGCGCGGCGGCGAAGCTGCGAGCGCACGAGAGGGTCCACGAAGCCGGGACTTGA